A genomic region of Streptomyces rimosus contains the following coding sequences:
- a CDS encoding class I SAM-dependent methyltransferase, whose translation MNNERDVVRYYRQPGSRLGYRLFLHGTKHFGFYREHDSPWNWPKALRRMEDVLGERLAQPPGARVLDAGCGVGDVAARLAGRFGLRIDGVDLVAAHVAEARRRARRRGLDPLLTFAHGDYAVLDFPDESFDAVYTMETLVHAAEAETVLREFHRVLKPGGRLVMFEYAREVPTRMPGPAAETFRQLNDWAAMPSFQRFVHGTLERLTAEAGFSVRRVEDISRSMWPMLRSFAVIARLPYAAVRAVGLERYAVNSMSAVEFWRHRAFWRYEIHSAEK comes from the coding sequence GTGAACAACGAACGCGACGTCGTCCGCTATTACCGGCAGCCGGGATCACGGCTCGGATATCGCCTCTTCCTGCACGGCACCAAGCATTTCGGTTTCTACCGCGAGCACGACTCCCCCTGGAACTGGCCGAAGGCGCTGCGCCGCATGGAGGACGTCCTGGGGGAGCGGCTCGCGCAGCCGCCCGGCGCGCGGGTGCTGGACGCCGGGTGCGGTGTCGGGGACGTGGCCGCCCGGCTGGCGGGCCGCTTCGGTCTGCGGATCGACGGCGTGGACCTGGTCGCCGCCCATGTCGCCGAGGCCCGGCGCCGGGCCCGCCGCCGCGGCCTCGACCCGCTGCTCACCTTCGCGCACGGGGACTACGCGGTACTGGATTTCCCCGACGAGAGCTTCGACGCCGTCTACACGATGGAGACTCTGGTGCACGCGGCGGAGGCCGAGACCGTGCTGCGGGAGTTCCACCGGGTGCTGAAACCGGGCGGCCGGCTGGTCATGTTCGAGTACGCCAGGGAAGTGCCGACCCGGATGCCCGGGCCGGCGGCCGAGACCTTCCGGCAGCTGAACGACTGGGCCGCGATGCCGTCGTTCCAGCGTTTCGTGCACGGCACGCTGGAACGCCTCACCGCGGAGGCCGGATTCTCCGTCCGGCGGGTCGAGGACATTTCCCGCAGCATGTGGCCGATGCTCCGGAGTTTCGCGGTCATCGCGCGACTGCCGTACGCCGCGGTCCGGGCGGTGGGGCTGGAGCGGTACGCCGTGAATTCCATGTCCGCCGTCGAATTCTGGCGGCACCGGGCGTTCTGGCGGTACGAAATTCACAGCGCCGAGAAGTGA
- a CDS encoding rhodanese-like domain-containing protein has translation MTTPIVSPDAPPAVSPVLRTPPAAPAEAAAYFAARLAFYTDAADVHAALTGGDPGFVLVDVRSTESWDQGHIADALHLPTAAIPQHAAKLLDPAVPVVVHCWGPGCDGATRAAAALAERGYRVKEMLGGIEYWIREGHAVQTAQGREQHAPDPLTAPLGDGDCGC, from the coding sequence ATGACCACACCGATTGTTTCCCCCGACGCCCCGCCCGCCGTCTCCCCCGTCCTGCGGACACCGCCCGCCGCTCCCGCCGAGGCCGCCGCCTACTTCGCGGCCCGGCTCGCCTTTTACACCGACGCCGCCGACGTGCACGCCGCCCTCACCGGCGGTGACCCCGGCTTCGTCCTCGTCGATGTCCGCAGCACCGAATCCTGGGACCAGGGACACATCGCCGACGCCCTGCACCTGCCCACGGCCGCCATCCCGCAGCACGCCGCCAAGCTCCTGGACCCGGCCGTCCCCGTCGTCGTCCACTGCTGGGGCCCCGGCTGCGACGGCGCCACCCGCGCCGCGGCGGCCCTCGCCGAGCGGGGATACCGGGTCAAGGAGATGCTCGGCGGAATCGAGTACTGGATACGCGAAGGGCACGCCGTACAGACGGCGCAGGGACGCGAACAGCACGCGCCCGACCCGCTCACCGCGCCCCTCGGTGACGGGGACTGCGGCTGCTGA
- a CDS encoding GNAT family N-acetyltransferase, translating into MDRVFLFPGDPLRPGRTDPEFARDAAAVRAIGVRGAVIDHEALVAGDAVRAVARVPSGAGAAWYRGWMLPSERYAALAAALGERGCLLLTTPGSYRTAHELPGWYETFADLTPYSRWLPCAPGQPPGEAELARLAAPLGGGPAVVKDWVKSRKHEWDEAAYVPDTSDTARLAAVVNRFVDLQEEFLTGGVVLRAFEPYGTAGEARVWWVDGEPVLVGAHPDTPGQYPVPDLSAVAPVVRAALRKLGCRFVTTDLARRTDGVWRVIEVGDGQVSGLPEGADTGTLVEALATAGAGFPLTLAAGRVVLRPVLPTAAARLADGGGLDDRPGGPVWVGGRPPEATASTAAAVAQSVTLGPYCPGWGLFTITRADDGTAVGSICFHGPPDDEGEVEIGYTLCPAARGEGWATEATRLLADWASGRPEVRTVRAVTEPANIPSQRVLERAGFVPSGDRGGLRTYVFAEA; encoded by the coding sequence GTGGACCGCGTGTTCCTCTTCCCCGGCGATCCGCTGCGCCCCGGCCGCACGGATCCGGAGTTCGCCCGGGACGCCGCCGCTGTACGGGCCATCGGTGTGCGCGGCGCGGTGATCGACCACGAGGCGCTGGTCGCCGGGGACGCGGTACGGGCGGTGGCACGGGTGCCCAGCGGGGCCGGGGCGGCGTGGTACCGCGGCTGGATGCTTCCGTCCGAGCGGTACGCCGCGCTCGCCGCGGCCCTCGGCGAGCGCGGCTGCCTGCTGCTGACCACGCCCGGGAGTTACCGCACCGCCCACGAACTCCCCGGCTGGTACGAGACGTTCGCCGACCTCACGCCGTACAGCCGCTGGCTGCCGTGCGCGCCGGGACAGCCGCCCGGCGAGGCGGAGCTGGCCCGGCTGGCCGCGCCGCTGGGCGGCGGGCCCGCCGTGGTCAAGGACTGGGTGAAGTCCCGCAAGCACGAGTGGGACGAGGCCGCGTACGTCCCGGACACGTCCGACACCGCGCGCCTGGCCGCGGTGGTCAACCGGTTCGTGGACTTGCAGGAGGAGTTCCTGACCGGCGGCGTGGTGCTGCGCGCCTTCGAGCCGTACGGGACGGCGGGCGAGGCGCGCGTGTGGTGGGTGGACGGCGAGCCGGTGCTCGTCGGGGCGCACCCGGATACGCCGGGGCAGTATCCGGTGCCGGACCTGTCGGCGGTCGCCCCCGTCGTACGGGCAGCGCTGCGCAAGCTGGGCTGCCGGTTCGTCACCACGGACCTGGCGCGGCGCACGGACGGCGTGTGGCGGGTGATCGAGGTGGGCGACGGGCAGGTCAGCGGGCTGCCCGAGGGCGCGGACACCGGCACGCTGGTCGAGGCGCTGGCCACGGCCGGTGCGGGCTTTCCGCTGACGCTGGCGGCGGGCCGGGTGGTGCTGCGGCCCGTACTGCCGACCGCGGCGGCGCGGCTGGCGGACGGCGGCGGCCTCGACGACCGCCCCGGTGGGCCGGTGTGGGTGGGCGGACGGCCGCCGGAGGCCACCGCCTCCACCGCCGCCGCCGTCGCGCAGTCCGTCACACTCGGGCCGTACTGCCCCGGCTGGGGCCTGTTCACGATCACCCGGGCCGACGACGGTACGGCCGTGGGCTCCATCTGCTTCCACGGCCCTCCGGACGACGAGGGCGAGGTGGAGATCGGCTACACGCTCTGCCCCGCGGCGCGCGGCGAGGGCTGGGCCACGGAGGCGACGCGCCTGCTGGCCGACTGGGCGTCCGGCCGCCCCGAGGTCCGTACGGTACGGGCGGTGACCGAGCCGGCGAACATACCGTCGCAGCGGGTGCTGGAGCGGGCCGGGTTCGTGCCGTCCGGCGACCGGGGCGGGCTGCGGACGTATGTGTTCGCGGAGGCGTGA